The following are encoded together in the Phragmites australis chromosome 19, lpPhrAust1.1, whole genome shotgun sequence genome:
- the LOC133900816 gene encoding basic blue protein-like, giving the protein MGRGMCSASLVALGFALLVCSAMVSAETYVVGDSKGWGLSVSYDSWSNGKPFAAGDTIVFNFQAGVHNAVAVGASEYQSCKVRTAADSATMASGTAKFDLKKGVNYFICGVPGHCAAGMKLRVVAN; this is encoded by the exons ATGGGAAGAGGCATGTGCAGTGCCAGCCTTGTGGCTCTAGGTTTCGCGCTCCTTGTCTGTTCAGCGATGGTGTCTGCTGAAACCTATGTCGTTGGAGATTCAAAGGGCTGGGGCTTGTCTGTGTCGTATGACAGCTGGTCTAACGGAAAGCCCTTCGCTGCTGGTGACACGATCG TTTTCAATTTCCAGGCAGGCGTGCACAACGCGGTGGCCGTGGGCGCGTCGGAGTACCAGAGCTGCAAGGTGCGCACTGCCGCAGACTCAGCCACGATGGCATCTGGCACCGCCAAGTTTGATCTCAAGAAGGGCGTGAACTACTTCATCTGCGGCGTCCCCGGCCACTGCGCCGCCGGGATGAAGCTCCGAGTTGTCGCCAATTGA
- the LOC133900900 gene encoding basic blue protein-like, which yields MGRGMCSASLVALGFALLVCSAMVSAETYVVGDSKGWGLSVSYDSWSNGKPFAAGDTIVFNFLAGVHNAVAVGASEYQSCKVRSAADSAAMASGTAKFDLKKGVNYFICGVPGHCAAGMKLRVVAN from the exons ATGGGAAGAGGCATGTGCAGTGCCAGCCTTGTGGCTCTAGGTTTCGCGCTCCTTGTCTGTTCAGCGATGGTGTCTGCTGAAACCTATGTCGTTGGAGATTCAAAGGGCTGGGGCTTGTCTGTGTCGTATGACAGCTGGTCTAACGGAAAGCCCTTCGCTGCTGGTGACACGATCG TTTTCAATTTCCTGGCAGGCGTGCACAACGCGGTGGCCGTGGGCGCGTCGGAGTACCAGAGCTGCAAGGTGCGCAGTGCCGCAGACTCAGCCGCGATGGCATCTGGCACCGCCAAGTTTGATCTCAAGAAGGGCGTGAACTACTTCATCTGCGGCGTCCCCGGCCACTGCGCTGCCGGGATGAAGCTCCGAGTTGTCGCCAACTGA